One Candidatus Woesearchaeota archaeon genomic window carries:
- a CDS encoding redoxin domain-containing protein — protein MAGKNKKSEIKDAGPRNKNRTALLAVAVVIIAGLILWLENPFKERPAKISDVYLAANEAKPVAIGEMAPDFGLEALDGRTVKLSEFRGKPVIINFWATWCPDCLIEMPWFEETHRESNGSIILLGVDLQESREDMIRFVQENGITYPILLDPDRVARDMYKSMGVPTTYFVSKEGIIVDLKQGGLTKEEYQEKLRALIES, from the coding sequence ATGGCCGGGAAAAACAAAAAATCTGAAATCAAGGATGCTGGACCCAGGAATAAGAATAGGACTGCACTGCTGGCAGTGGCGGTTGTGATAATAGCTGGGTTGATATTATGGCTGGAAAATCCCTTCAAGGAAAGGCCGGCCAAGATCTCAGATGTTTATCTGGCTGCAAATGAGGCAAAGCCTGTTGCAATTGGGGAAATGGCCCCTGACTTCGGGCTTGAGGCATTGGATGGAAGAACTGTTAAATTGAGCGAGTTCAGGGGAAAGCCTGTCATTATCAATTTCTGGGCCACATGGTGCCCTGACTGCCTGATAGAAATGCCCTGGTTCGAGGAAACCCACAGGGAATCCAATGGCAGCATAATCCTCCTCGGCGTGGACCTGCAGGAAAGCAGGGAGGACATGATTAGGTTTGTCCAGGAAAATGGTATTACTTACCCTATACTTTTGGATCCTGACAGGGTTGCCAGGGATATGTACAAGTCAATGGGTGTGCCGACAACATATTTTGTGAGCAAGGAAGGCATTATTGTTGACCTTAAGCAAGGCGGGCTTACAAAGGAAGAATACCAGGAAAAACTCAGGGCACTGATTGAATCCTGA